One Pectinophora gossypiella chromosome 25, ilPecGoss1.1, whole genome shotgun sequence DNA window includes the following coding sequences:
- the LOC126378069 gene encoding transmembrane channel-like protein 7, translated as MSGGGSKGKSRGSRGAGWEEAGAEFYQELYPGAEQELFENLQRADTRRLATLLPSKHARNTTTVKRARSQNERRQSTFARTMQSRDIHLSMLPDLSENLSNEERTWEEIMQIKAMPVPMTQKRELKARLQNATKLRLQGLEQLHWRQRKVWHRFRARFTELMGKLELWQSPMREIEGKFGTGVVSYFLFLKWLLFLNLTISLFVILFLILPKVLLVEDTRKCEGFPQNSSTCCSEAYLDRNLTDSNIVLDVIQGTGWMERTILFYGVYSDQIYTYYLKNLLEKQMYYNMPLAYILVPIAWALLSLVTIARSGARGFKERLVESEGQFYLYCNIVFGGWDFCIHNDRSAKIKHKAIFNEIKGCLEEERYKEEKSSRSRESQILLFLKRLLVNLIVFVILIASGVFIYFVFYYSMEQLKSNSTPLLQNTPLTESLNFNSTRAEKLLSFTVDPFGQLQVTFLEFLPFFCIVILNIIVPVLFGYLIQFENYVPASVIIITLLRTVLLRLSSLAVLLWQIHMHITKDNGVQCALNNETSASVECWETYVGQQLYKLILTDFAVQFVTTFFINLPRAFVARHSNSRCLKIIGEQDFYLPKHVLDIVYTQTIIWMGTFFCPFLPIIGTIFYFLIFYVKKFTCLVNCTPSPVVYKASKSKSLFMSVLLLGFIISMTPVAYSIAEIVPSVNCGPYRGLGTVWEFVILTFNTFPGFIRDAIFFVGKSTFAVPAFAILLFFLYYYWAVATANRHMVAVLKNQLVLEGHDKQFLLNRLSAFIRQHQKRCERRNRASFADDDSSIRQSSR; from the exons CTACCACGGTGAAACGCGCCCGGTCCCAGAATGAGAGGCGCCAGTCGACCTTCGCCCGCACGATGCAGAGCCGCGACATACATCTGTCAATGTTACCAGATCTATCAG AGAACCTGTCAAACGAGGAGCGGACATGGGAGGAGATCATGCAAATTAAGGCGATGCCTGTCCCGATGACCCAGAAACGAGAGCTTAAGGCGAGACTTCAG AACGCCACAAAACTTCGCCTGCAAGGCTTAGAGCAGCTCCACTGGCGACAACGGAAAGTATGGCACCGATTCAGAGCACGGTTCACAGAGCTGATGGGAAAGCTGGAGTTATGGCAGTCACCCATGAGGGAAATCGAAGGGAAATTCGGGACGGGAGTAGTCTCATACTTTCTCTTCTTAAAATGGCTGCTATTCCTGAACCTCACCATATCTCTATTCGTGATACTCTTTCTAATACTACCAAAGGTTTTACTAGTCGAGGATACCCGCAAATGCGAGGGTTTTCCGCAAAATTCGTCAACATGCTGTTCTGAAGCATATCTAGATAGGAATTTGACGGATTCCAACATAGTGTTAGACGTGATTCAAGGCACGGGATGGATGGAACGGACGATATTGTTCTACGGCGTATACAGCGATCAGATATACACGTATTATCTGAAGAATCTTCTCGAGAAACAAATGTACTATAACATGCCACTGGCATATATCCTTGTGCCAATCGCTTGGGCCCTCTTGTCGCTGGTTACCATCGCAAGATCCGGTGCCAGAGGCTTCAAAGAGCGGCTGGTCGAAAGCGAAGGTCAGTTTTACCTGTACTGCAACATAGTGTTCGGCGGCTGGGACTTCTGCATCCACAACGACAGATCCGCCAAGATAAAACACAAGGCCATCTTCAACGAAATCAAAGGGTGCCTCGAAGAAGAACGGTATAAAGAAGAAAAGTCTTCAAGAAGTAGAGAGAGCCAGATCCTCCTGTTTCTGAAAAGGTTGCTAGTGAACCTGATAGTTTTTGTTATACTCATCGCGTCTGGAGTGTTTATATATTTCGTCTTTTATTACTCCATGGAGCAACTCAAGAGTAACAGCACTCCGTTACTCCAGAACACTCCTCTGACTGAGAGTTTGAACTTCAACAGCACTCGCGCGGAAAAACTACTTTCGTTCACAGTAGACCCGTTTGGGCAACTTCAAGTGACATTTCTGGAGTTTCTTCCATTCTTCTGCATTGTGATACTGAACATAATAGTACCGGTGTTATTCGGGTATCTGATTCAATTCGAAAACTACGTTCCGGCGTCtgtcataataataactttGTTAAGAACTGTCTTGTTAAGGTTATCCTCCCTGGCTGTTTTGCTTTGGCAGATTCACATGCATATAACGAAAGATAATGGCGTCCAATGCGCTTTGAATAACGAGACTTCTGCCTCGGTCGAATGCTGGGAGACATACGTAGGTCAGCAGTTGTACAAATTAATACTAACGGATTTCGCCGTACAATTCGTGACTACGTTCTTTATTAACTTGCCGAGAGCTTTCGTCGCCCGTCATTCCAACAGTCGTTGTCTGAAAATAATCGGCGAACAAGACTTCTACTTACCAAAACACGTGTTGGACATCGTTTATACCCAAACTATTATATGGATGGGCACATTCTTCTGTCCATTTCTCCCGATTATCGGGACTATATTCTATTTCTTAATATTCTACGTTAAAAAGTTCACTTGTCTTGTGAACTGTACGCCTTCTCCGGTCGTGTATAAAGCGTCTAAATCTAAAAGTCTGTTCATGTCTGTACTCCTGCTTGGGTTTATAATATCCATGACGCCGGTCGCTTATTCCATAGCTGAAATAGTTCCGAGCGTTAACTGTGGGCCTTACAGAGGCTTGGGGACAGTATGGGAGTTCGTTATTTTGACTTTCAACACGTTCCCAGGTTTTATAAGGGACGCAATATTCTTTGTAGGAAAGTCTACTTTTGCTGTTCCAGCGTTTGCGATACTTCTGTTCTTCTTGTACTATTACTGGGCCGTGGCCACAGCTAACCGGCACATGGTGGCGGTTTTGAAGAACCAGTTAGTTTTAGAAGGGCATGATAAGCAGTTTCTCCTGAATAGATTGAGCGCTTTCATAAGACAGCATCAGAAACGGTGCGAGAGAAGGAACCGGGCCAGTTTCGCTGACGATGACTCGTCGATACGGCAGAGCTCAAGGTAG